One window of Thermocoleostomius sinensis A174 genomic DNA carries:
- a CDS encoding KGK domain-containing protein, which yields MNNDFGIPTPNENFVTLSDDEVMFVRAGRVLMSNPTFKVSEFLDALAQLVSDQEEDWSEEQEGWFSDRGTRCEVLRFGNQGWQRGRVRIRLEFCPEPPPKLLRESRSPREDIYQDESYRSEPRAERGSKRRPPRDDLYRRNSEQWNEDQPIYPELDQD from the coding sequence ATGAATAATGATTTCGGTATCCCGACGCCCAACGAAAATTTTGTCACTCTTAGCGACGATGAAGTCATGTTTGTGCGAGCGGGTCGTGTGTTGATGTCAAACCCAACCTTTAAAGTCAGCGAATTTTTAGATGCGCTGGCCCAGTTAGTCAGCGATCAAGAAGAAGATTGGTCTGAAGAACAAGAAGGTTGGTTTAGCGATCGGGGAACTCGTTGTGAGGTGTTGCGGTTTGGCAATCAAGGCTGGCAGCGTGGGCGGGTGCGCATTCGCTTAGAGTTTTGCCCAGAACCCCCACCAAAACTGTTGCGCGAAAGCCGTTCCCCTAGAGAAGATATCTATCAAGACGAGAGCTACCGATCGGAGCCTCGAGCGGAGCGCGGATCAAAACGCCGTCCACCCCGCGATGACCTCTACCGCCGCAATTCCGAACAGTGGAATGAGGATCAACCCATTTATCCCGAATTAGATCAAGATTAA
- the tilS gene encoding tRNA lysidine(34) synthetase TilS, producing the protein MTWTALHARLHRTLRHRQLLPKQQRLLVAVSGGQDSLCLVRLLLDLQPKWQWQLAIVHCNHGWRLDAPANAAYVEQLAHDWQLPYYGITAPEALPRTEAAARDWRYCELAEIAAQQGYSHVVTGHTASDRVETLLYNLVRGSGADGLQALTWRRLLVPGVWLVRPLLDITRSETGQFCREAHLQIWEDATNQDSRYARNRIRQELIPYLQTHFNPQVEPALAQTAELLQAEVAYLEAMTNDWWQRVKGEGHTLNRSILKTAPLALQRRVLRNVLRSLLPTEPSFEHIEKLVNLLTAPNRSQTDPFPGGAIALVEAEWIVFKQLTAQK; encoded by the coding sequence CTGACTTGGACTGCGTTACATGCTCGGCTGCACCGCACCTTGCGGCATCGTCAACTTCTTCCCAAACAGCAGCGATTGCTGGTAGCGGTTTCGGGTGGACAAGATTCCTTGTGTTTGGTGCGGCTATTACTTGATTTACAGCCGAAGTGGCAGTGGCAGTTGGCGATCGTTCATTGCAACCACGGTTGGCGCTTGGATGCGCCAGCTAATGCTGCCTATGTCGAACAATTAGCCCACGACTGGCAACTTCCCTATTATGGCATCACGGCTCCTGAAGCCTTGCCCAGAACAGAAGCGGCGGCTCGCGATTGGCGCTATTGCGAGTTGGCTGAAATTGCAGCCCAGCAGGGGTACAGTCATGTGGTGACAGGGCATACGGCGAGCGATCGAGTTGAAACGCTGTTATACAACCTAGTACGGGGTAGTGGAGCCGATGGTTTACAAGCGCTGACGTGGCGGCGTTTATTAGTTCCTGGTGTTTGGTTAGTGCGGCCACTATTGGACATAACCCGATCGGAAACCGGACAGTTTTGCCGAGAGGCCCACTTACAAATCTGGGAAGATGCCACCAATCAAGATTCGCGTTATGCCCGCAATCGCATTCGACAAGAACTGATTCCTTATTTGCAAACCCACTTTAATCCTCAGGTTGAACCTGCTTTGGCCCAAACCGCTGAACTGCTGCAAGCAGAGGTGGCATATTTGGAAGCGATGACGAATGACTGGTGGCAGCGGGTGAAGGGAGAGGGACACACGCTGAATCGATCGATTTTGAAAACCGCCCCATTGGCCTTGCAGCGACGGGTGCTGCGCAACGTGCTGCGATCGCTTCTGCCCACAGAACCTAGCTTTGAACACATTGAGAAACTGGTGAACTTATTGACAGCCCCTAATCGCAGCCAAACCGATCCGTTTCCAGGTGGTGCAATCG